The following DNA comes from Camelina sativa cultivar DH55 chromosome 14, Cs, whole genome shotgun sequence.
CAAAGACCTCGTGATGAAAACGCCAGGAGTGGAAGGAAGAACACACATCGACCATTGAGCGGAGCAGACGACGTGAAACCCAGATCATCAACATGGCCAGATATTAGTAACCTTTCAATCTCGCATGCACACTTAGTCGGTGTACTGAAGGAGATGGGTGAAAACGTGAGATGGCCTCCAAAGATGAAGGCACCTGACAACAAGCGTAACACCTCAAAGTGGTGTGAATTTCACAATGATCACGGCCACAGAACAGAAGATTGCATCTCATTGAGGATGGAAGTGAATGAGCTGTTGAAGAAAGGATACTTGAGAGAATACTTGTCTGATAAAACCCAAAATCGATTGGATGGTGAAAGCAACAAACAAGTTGCAATTGCCAACGGTCTGGTTTCTCCTCCAAAACATGATCGAGTTATCAATGTTATCTCTGGAGGATCAGAAATAAGCGGGATAACTCATTCAGCTGCAAAAAGAAATACCAGAACTGTCAAAAACTGTCAAAGCAAAGGGCAAGCTACGCAAGGCGACATGCCAGCGTGCACAATATCTTTTGCAATGAGTGAGAGCAGTGTATCAACCCCGCATCATGATGCGTTAGTCATACAATTGACAGTGGCTAATTGCTTAGTGAAGAGGATATTAATCGACAATGGAAGCTCAACCAACATCCTTTATATGCAAGCATATAAAGAGTTGGGTCTCGACGAAAAAGAATTGACACGAAAATCTATCCTGTTAGTGGGATTCAGTGGCGAGGTCAAGCAGAGTGTTGGCGAAGTGACACTTCCAGTGTATGCTGAGGGAGTTAACAAACACACAAAGTTTTTGGTAGTGGACTGTGCTTCGGCTTACAATGCCATTATGGGGCGCCCTTGGATTCACGACATGGGTGCTGTCCCATCGACTCTACACCAGATTATCAAATTTCCCACCCCATGGGGAGTGAAGGAGATAGCAGGGGCACAAGAGAGTTCACGCTCGTGTTATCAGACTACCTTAAAGGGTAAAGGTCAGCAATTATAGCAATTACAGAAGCCACCGCTGGCACCTCATGGGGAAGAACCAGAGGTGGAACAATTGGATGCGATATCATTACTCGAAGACGATCCTGACAAACGGGTAAACGTGGGTTCGAAACTCCCAACAGATATACGGAAAAGGCTAATCGACTTTCTCAGATCAAACGCGGACTGCTTTGCTTGGACGCACGCTGATATGCCTGGAATTGACCCAAATGTCATCATGCATCGACTTGAAGTAGACCCAGATCACCCACCAGTTAGACAAAAGCGAAGGAAGTTTGCACCTGAACGCGACTCGATAATTAACAAAGAGGTCCAAAATCTTCTGGATTCAGGATTCATACGCGAAGTAAGCTATCCGGATTGGCTAGCCAATGTGGTGGTCGTTcgaaagaaaaatggaaagtggCGGGTATGTATAGATTTCACTGATCTAAATAAGGCATGTCCTAAAGATCCATTCCCATTACCTCACATTGACAAACTCGTAGATGCTACCGCTGGACATCAACTGATGAGTTTCATTGAACGCTTTCAGCGGCTACAACCAAATCCTAATGCATCCAGATGACCAGGAAAAAACATCATTCATGACTACACGAGGCATATATTGCTATAAAGTGATGCCGTTTGGTTTGAAAAACGCTGGGTCCACCTATCAGAGATTGGTGAATATGATGTTTGCTAGCCAAATTGGTCAAGCTATGGAGGTTTATATCGATGATATGCTTGTGAAGTCACTGGCGGCAGAAGACCACATTGTGCACCTACATCAAGCATTCACCACGCTACGCAAATATAAGATGAAGCTAAACCCGTCAAAGTGTTCTTTTGGTGTCAGTTCAGGCAAGTTCCTTGGGTATATTGTCACATATCGAGGAATTGAAGCCAATCCAGACCAAATAAGAGCAATTCAGGGTATTGCTCCACCAAGAAACGTGAAGGAAGTGCAGAAACTAACTGGCAGGATGGCTGCACTCAGCAGATTTATCTCGAGACTCTCCGACAGGTCTCATCCTTTCTTTGCAGCTTTACGAAAGCCAAAGCCGAAAGATTTCGTATGGGATGACAAATGCGAGGAAGCACTGAAACATTTGAAGGAATATCTTACTTCGCCTCCGGTTTTGTCAAAAGCTAAGGACGGAGAAGTGTTGTTACTGTATCTTGCTGTGTCAGAATATGCAGTCAGTGGAGTCCTCGTacgtgaagaagaaaacaaacaatatccTGTGTACTATGTGAGCAAGTCTCTCTTAGAAGCCGAAACAAGGTATAGCCACCTGGAAAAGCTAGCGCTTGCATTAATAACAGCGGCGAGAAAGCTGCGTCCATACTTCCAAGCTCACCCTATTGTGTTAGTAACCTCATCACCTATCAAAGCAGTGCTCCACAAGCCAGAGATGTCAGGGAGATTGGCAAAGTGGGCAGTCGAACTTGGAGAATATGACGTTATATATAGACCAACCACAGCTATCAAATCTCAAGTATTGGCCGATTTTGTGGCAGAGTTTGCACCAAACATGATCCCAGAAGTGATAGAAGAAGTGAAAATGCTCCATGAAGGGGCAAGAAACGGCGAATGGACGCTCTATGTCGACGGTTCTAGCAATATTCGAGGAACTGGCCTCGGCCTGGTTCTTATGTCTCCTATGGGTGAGATAGCTTCAAGAGCTGTCAGATGCAATTTCAGATCCACGAACAATGAAGCAGAGTATGAGGCACTGATAGCAGGTCTAACATTGGCTCGAGAATTTGGAGCTCAGAACTTAGAAGTTTTCAGCGACTCACAGCTAGTTGTCAATCAAACCCAAGGGGATTATCAAGCCAAGGATTCTAGTATGGCTAGATATTTGAGTGTGGCGAAGGAACTTATCAAAGAGTTTAGCAGCTGCAGGATTAATCAGATCCCAAGGGAGCAAAACAATCATGCAGATGCACTCGCCAACCTTGCATCCGCACTAAAAACGGACACCTCAGTCAATGTACCACTACTGATCCTACAATGGCCAGCGACTAACCAAGTAGTAAAACCGCAAAAGTCTCCTGTCATGACAATCAGTGAAACGACGAATTGGATGACTCCAATCCTCAACTATCTTCGGGATGGCGTGCTGCCAATGCACCGTGCTGAATGCAGAAAGATCAAGCAGCAAGCTGCACGATTTATTCTCAGCGTAGGAAAACTTTACCGTAGGTCATTTTCTGGCCCCTACTTGAAGTGTATTACGACGGTTGAAGCTCAAACAGTTTTGGCAGAATTGCATTTAGGAGAATGTGAAAACCACTCAGGCGCACGAAGCCTAATGCTAAGAGCCAAAAGAGCTGGATATTACTGGACTACGATGAGCGAGGATGCCGTACGATTTGTTCGCCACGGTGACAAGTGTCAAAGGTTTGCTAATATCTCGAGGCTACCACCAGAAAACTTGAAGACAATTAGTTCTCCGTGGCCATTCATGAAGTGGGGCATGGACATAGTCGGGAAACTGCCAACGGCACCAGCTCAGAAAGTTTTTCTATTGGCAGTAACTGATTACTTCACAAAGTGGGTAGAAGCAGAGGCGTTTAGCCAAGTCAGAGCACTGGAAGTCAGAAGCTTTATATGGAAGAATGTTATATGCAAATTTGGGGTGCCTCATGAAATTGTCACTGACAACGGACCCCAATTTGCATGTAATAAGGTGAAGGAATTCTGTGAAAATTGGGGCATAAAACTAAGCTTCGCAACGCCAAGGCATCCGCAATCCAACGGTCAAGCGGAATCTTCAAACAAAACTATTGTGCAACTGTTGAAGAAACGCCTTCAAAAGGCTAAAGGAAATTGGGTAGAAGAGCTTCCAGGCGTGTTATGGGCTTACCGCACGACCACTAAGTCATCAACCAGTGAAACACCATTTTCACTTGTGTATGGGATGGAAGCAGTAATACCATGGCGTTGGACTGAGCTGTTTGATGGCAAGTACTCTATCGAAGCTGTTTTTGATTCGGATACCGACAATGAAGAGGAAAGCTGCTCACAAGGTCCAGAGAAAAGTCCGAAGACAAACAGCTAAATAGGTGAAGAATCGAAGACAAAGATCGTAGATCTATGAACAAATCGAATCTAAGTATATACAATTCCAAAACACGAAATTGAAAGGGGGAAAACCTAATTAAATCatagaaaacaaagatattgtGAGAGAGAAATTGAGATTACGTACGATCGATTGCAGCTAAATAGGAGAAAAGTCCGAAGACAGTGAAGAATCGAATCAAAGTCGGCGAATAGGTGAAGTAATGTTGAGCAATTTACTAAAGTACCATCAGCCACTTGGTTTTGTATGTATTGTAATTAAGGGGTAGAATCATGATTTAGCAAACCACTTGATATCCGAATCTTCTATCCCTCAGCCGCAGATGTAATTAACCCTAAtataaatttcgttttttttttcttactaggTAAATTTTCTGAATCTCCGGTAGAAAGCATGGACTCACCAAAAGGCTACAGCTGTAAGATCTCTATATCTCTTTGATCCAAATTGATCGCAATCGATCGTACGTAATCttattgtttaattataatatgCGTTCGCAGATGCTAACACACGCGTCTTCTGGGACGTCGATGATTTCCCAATCCCTAAGGATGGcgatttgtgtgtttttcgtTGCAAAGTCAGACGAGCTCTTGAGATCGAGGGTTATTATGGTCACGACCTGACAATGTTTGCTTATGTTGGCGACAAAGCTCCTCCGGTAGGGGAGAGGCACTTTATCATGGCCCAGATCACGCTCATGTGCGTAAATGTTGAAAAACGGTCGAGACTCTCTAAGATGATACTTGACATGCTTGCGTGGGCATTCGAGAATCCTGACCCTAATGAAGCAATTTTACTCATAGTTGCAAAAGACATCCCAGAGGGAGACACAGAGTTTGATCGTGTTCTTGGAATACTGGCAGCAAAAGGTTACCATGTTTTCTGTACAGTGCCTGATGACTTCCCACTAGGACAACTGCCACCAGCTGGTCCTGCAGAGTTGACATGGCGTTGGACCGAGCTGT
Coding sequences within:
- the LOC104743203 gene encoding uncharacterized protein LOC104743203; translated protein: MGENVRWPPKMKAPDNKRNTSKWCEFHNDHGHRTEDCISLRMEVNELLKKGYLREYLSDKTQNRLDGESNKQVAIANGLVSPPKHDRVINVISGGSEISGITHSAAKRNTRTVKNCQSKGQATQGDMPACTISFAMSESSVSTPHHDALVIQLTVANCLVKRILIDNGSSTNILYMQAYKELGLDEKELTRKSILLVGFSGEVKQSVGEVTLPVYAEGVNKHTKFLVVDCASAYNAIMGRPWIHDMGAVPSTLHQIIKFPTPWGVKEIAGAQESSRSCYQTTLKGKGQQL